One window from the genome of Palaemon carinicauda isolate YSFRI2023 chromosome 24, ASM3689809v2, whole genome shotgun sequence encodes:
- the LOC137618522 gene encoding uncharacterized protein: MAKNEGEVKMSEEDVLIAEWEAGMAKNEGEVKMSEKDALIAEWDAGMAKNEGEVKMSEKDALIGEWDAGMAKNEGEVKMSENDDLIAEWEAGMAKNEGDVKMSEKDALIAEWDAGMAKNEGKAKMSEKDTLIAEWDAGMAKNEGDVKLSEKDALIAKWEAGMAKNEGEVKIYEKDALIAE; this comes from the coding sequence atggctaagaatgaaggcgaggtgaaaatgtctgaggAGGATGTTTTGATAGCGgagtgggaagctgggatggctaagaatgaaggcgaggtgaaaatgtctgagaaggatgctttgatagcagagtgggacgctgggatggctaagaatgaaggcgaggtgaaaatgtctgagaaggatgctttgataggAGAGTGGGACGCTGGGATGGCTAAGAATGAAGGCGAGGTTAAAATGTCTGAGAATGATGAtttgatagcagagtgggaagctgggatggctaagaatgaaggcgatgtgaaaatgtctgagaaggatgctttgatagcagagtgggacGCTGGGATGGCTAAGAATGAAGGCAAGGcgaaaatgtctgagaaggatactttgatagcagagtgggacGCTGGGATGGCTAAGAATGAAGGCGATGTGAAACtgtctgagaaggatgctttgatagcaaagtgggaagctgggatggctaagaatgaaggcgaggtgaaaataTATGAGAAGGATGCTCTGATAGCTGAGTGA
- the LOC137618523 gene encoding uncharacterized protein gives MAKNEGEVKMSEKDALIAEWEAGMTKNEGEMKMSEKDTLIAEWDAGMAKNEVEVKISEKDALIAEWEAGMAKNKGEVKMSEKDALIAEWEAGMAMNEGEVKMSEKDALIAEWDAGMAKNEGEVKMSEKDALIGEWEAGMGKNEGEVKMSEKYALIAEWEAGMAKNEGEVKMSKKDTLIAEWEAGMAMNEGEDALIAEWEAGMAMNEGEVKMSEKDALIAEREAGMAMNESEVKMSEKNALIAE, from the exons ATGGCTAagaatgaaggcgaggtgaaaatgtctgagaaggatgctttgatagctGAGTGGGAAGCTGGGATGACTAAGAATGAAGGCGAgatgaaaatgtctgagaaggatactttgatagcagagtgggacGCTGGGATGGCTAAGAATGAAGTCGAGGTGAAAATatctgagaaggatgctttgatagcagagtgggaagctgggatggcCAAGAATaaaggcgaggtgaaaatgtctgagaaggatgctttgatagcagagtgggaagctgggatggctatgaatgaag gcgaggtgaaaatgtctgagaaggatgctttgatagcagagtgggacGCTGGGATGGCCAagaatgaaggcgaggtgaaaatgtctgagaaggatgctttgataggagagtgggaagctgggatgggtaagaatgaaggcgaggtgaaaatgtctgagaagtaCGCTTTGATAGCtgagtgggaagctgggatggctaagaacgaaggcgaggtgaaaatgtctaAGAAGGATACTTTGATAGCtgagtgggaagctgggatggctatgaatgaaggcgag gatgctttgatagctgagtgggaagctgggatggctatgaatgaaggcgaggtgaaaatgtctgaaAAGGATGCTTTGATAGCTGAGCGGGAAGCTGGGATGGCTATGAATGAAAGCGaagtgaaaatgtctgagaagaatgctttgatagcagagtag
- the LOC137618524 gene encoding trichohyalin-like, which yields MAKNEGEMKMSEKDTLLAEWDAGMAKNKGEVKMSEKDALIAEWEAGMAKNEGEVKMSEKDALIAEWEAGMAKNEGEVKISEKDALIVEWEAGMAMNEGEVKMSEKDALIAEWEVGMAMNEGEVKMSEKDALIAEWEAGMAMNEGEVKMSEKDDLIAEWEAEMAMNEGEVKMSEKNALIAEWEAGMAENEGEVKMSEKDALIAEREAGMAKNEGEEKISVKDSLIAEWDAGMAKNEGEVKMPEKDALIAE from the coding sequence atggctaagaatgaaggcgagatgaaaatgtctgagaaggatacTTTGTTAGCAGAGTGGGACGCTGGGATGGCTAAGAATaaaggcgaggtgaaaatgtctgagaaggatgctttgatagcagagtgggaagctgggatggctaagaatgaaggcgaggttaaaatgtctgagaaggatgctttgatagcagagtgggaagctgggatggcAAAGAATGAAGGCGAGGTTAAAATatctgagaaggatgctttgatagtagagtgggaagctgggatggctatgaatgaaggcgaggtgaaaatgtctgagaaggatgctttgatagcagagtgggaagttgggatggctatgaatgaaggcgaggtgaaaatgtctgaaAAGGATGCGTTAATAGCtgagtgggaagctgggatggctatgaatgaaggcgaggtgaaaatgtctgagaaggatgaTTTGATAGCTGAGTGGGAAGCTGAGATGGCTATGAATGAAGGCGaagtgaaaatgtctgagaagaatgctttgatagcagagtgggaagctgggatggctgagaatgaaggcgaggtgaaaatgtctgagaaggatgctttgatagcagagAGGGAAGCTGGGATGGCTAAAAATGAAGGCGAGGAGAAAATATCTGTGAAGGATtctttgatagcagagtgggacgctgggatggctaagaatgaaggcgaggtgaaaatgcctgagaaggatgctttgatagcagagTAG
- the LOC137618525 gene encoding uncharacterized protein — MAKNEGKVKMFEKDALIAEWEAGMAKNEGEVKMSEKDALIAEWEAGKAMNEGEMKMSEKDTLIAEWDAGMAKSEGEVKMSEKDALIAEWEAGMAMNEGEDALIGEWEAGMGKNEGEVKMSEKYVLIAEWEAGMAKNEGEVKMSERDTLIAEWDAGMAKNEGEVKMSEMDALIAEWEAGMVKNESEMKISENDTLIAEWDTGMAMNEGEVKMSEKDALITKWDAGMAKNEGKVKMSRKDALIAEWDAGMAKNEGKVKIF; from the exons ATGGCTAAGAATGAAGGCAAGGTGAAAATGTttgagaaggatgctttgatagcagagtgggaagctgggatggctaagaatgaaggcgaggtgaaaatgtctgagaaggatgctttgatagctGAGTGGGAAGCTGGGAAGGCTATGAATGAAGGCGAgatgaaaatgtctgagaaggatactttgatagcagagtgggacGCTGGGATGGCTAAGAGTGAAGGCGAGGttaaaatgtctgagaaggatgctttgatagcagagtgggaagctgggatggctatgaatgaaggcgag gatgctttgattggagagtgggaagctgggatgggtaagaatgaaggcgaggtgaaaatgtctgagaagtaTGTTTTGATAGCtgagtgggaagctgggatggctaagaatgaaggcgaggtgaaaatgtctgagagGGATACTTTGATAGCAGAATGGGACGCTGGGATGGCTAagaatgaaggcgaggtgaaaatgtctgagatggatgctttgatagcagagtgggaagctgggatggTTAAGAATGAAAGCGAGATGAAAATATCTGAGAATGATactttgatagcagagtgggacactgggatggctatgaatgaaggcgaggtgaaaatgtctgagaaggatgctttgataaCAAAGTGGGACGCTGGGATGGCTAAGAATGAAGGCAAGGTGAAAATGTCTCGGAAGGATGCCTTGATAGCAGAGTGGGACGCTGGGATGGCTAAGAATGAAGGCAAGGTGAAAATATTCTGA
- the LOC137618526 gene encoding uncharacterized protein yields the protein MAKNEGKVKMSEKDALIAEWEAEMAKNKGEVKMSEKDALIAEWEVGMAINEGKVKMSKKDALIAEWEAGMATNEGEVKMSEKDALIAEWEAVMAKNEGEVKMSEKDALIAEWEAWMAKNESEVKMSEKNALIAEWEAVMAKNEGEVKMSEKDALIAEWEAGMGKNEGEVKMSEKNALIAEWEAEMAMNEGEMKMPEKDALIAEWEAGMAMNEGEVKMSEKDTLIAEWEAGMAMNEGEVKMSEKDALIAEWEAEMSMNEGEVKMSEKNALIAEWEAGMAMN from the coding sequence ATGGCTAAAAATGAAGGCaaggtgaaaatgtctgagaaggatgctttgatagctGAGTGGGAAGCTGAAATGGCTAAAAATAAAGGTGAGGTGAAAATGTCTGAAaaggatgctttgatagcagagtgggaagTTGGGATGGCTATAAATGAAGGCAAGGTGAAAATGTCTaagaaggatgctttgatagctgagtgggaagctgggatggctacaaatgaaggcgaggtgaaaatgtctgagaaggatgctttgatagcagagtgggaagCAGTGATGGCTAAAaatgaaggcgaggtgaaaatgtctgagaaggatgctttAATAGCTGAGTGGGAAGCTTGGATGGCTAAGAATGAAagcgaggtgaaaatgtctgagaagaatgctttgatagcagagtgggaagCAGTGATGGCTAAAAATGAAGGagaggtgaaaatgtctgagaaggatgctttgatagctgagtgggaagctgggatgggtaagaatgaaggcgaggtgaaaatgtctgagaagaatgctttgatagcagagtgggaagCTGAGATGGCTATGAATGAAGGCGAGATGAAAATGcctgagaaggatgctttgatagctgagtgggaagctgggatggctatgaatgaaggcgaggtgaaaatgtctgagaaggatacTTTGATAGCtgagtgggaagctgggatggctatgaatgaaggtgaggtgaaaatgtctgagaaggatgctttgatagctGAGTGGGAAGCTGAGATGTCTATGAATGAAGGCGaagtgaaaatgtctgagaagaatgctttgatagcagagtgggaagctgggatggctatgaattaa